One genomic region from Nitrosopumilus sp. encodes:
- a CDS encoding NAD(P)/FAD-dependent oxidoreductase, with translation MKIAVMGMGVAGSYLMARLKNSEHDVTGYERMREENHDSICAWGTIKPILTEYCKKTGRDFNDFLIHDGKNMHVKMNNDVKFDIGLKGLCTYDKLALIKDFIKDSKIIYGEPPKLEELEKEYDMIVDCTGFHRVYLPKLKEDFFLPTYEYKVEYEDKVPYDDFYIEPFPGMSGYFWYFPLGEKWAHIGAGDYNKQHIKATDDFLKKHGGKVLKTKGRPIRLATPDRCKPYYSGKVVGVGESIGTVYALLGEGIIPSMQCVEIFLENMHDFKAYEKAVEKHYKVYAKVFNFVRAKIHKDFSFFKALPDFIAIFRYMKKNEDRFGMDIKIADLLKVAKA, from the coding sequence TTGAAGATTGCAGTAATGGGAATGGGGGTAGCAGGTTCCTATCTCATGGCCAGATTAAAAAATTCTGAACACGACGTTACAGGTTATGAGAGAATGAGAGAGGAAAACCACGATTCGATTTGCGCTTGGGGAACAATCAAGCCAATACTAACTGAATACTGCAAAAAGACAGGTAGAGATTTTAATGATTTTCTGATTCATGACGGAAAAAACATGCATGTCAAAATGAACAACGATGTCAAATTCGACATTGGCCTGAAAGGCTTATGCACATATGACAAGCTAGCACTAATCAAAGATTTCATAAAAGATTCCAAAATTATTTACGGCGAGCCACCAAAGCTCGAAGAGCTAGAAAAAGAGTACGACATGATAGTTGATTGTACTGGATTTCACAGAGTATACCTTCCAAAATTAAAAGAAGATTTCTTTTTGCCAACCTATGAATACAAAGTTGAATACGAGGACAAGGTTCCATATGATGACTTTTACATTGAACCATTTCCCGGAATGTCAGGATACTTTTGGTATTTCCCACTGGGAGAAAAATGGGCACACATTGGAGCAGGAGATTACAACAAGCAGCACATCAAGGCAACAGATGATTTTCTAAAAAAACACGGAGGCAAAGTTCTCAAAACCAAGGGCCGTCCAATCAGATTGGCAACGCCGGACAGATGCAAGCCATACTATTCAGGCAAAGTGGTAGGTGTAGGAGAATCAATTGGTACAGTCTATGCATTGCTAGGAGAAGGAATCATCCCATCAATGCAATGTGTTGAAATTTTCCTAGAGAACATGCATGATTTTAAAGCATATGAAAAAGCAGTTGAGAAACACTACAAAGTGTATGCAAAGGTTTTCAATTTTGTCAGAGCAAAGATTCACAAGGATTTCAGTTTCTTCAAGGCACTGCCAGACTTTATTGCAATATTTCGTTACATGAAAAAGAACGAAGACAGGTTTGGAATGGATATCAAGATTGCAGATTTGCTAAAAGTTGCAAAAGCCTAG
- a CDS encoding nitroreductase family protein, producing MDTFEAIRTRRAIKKFDSTYKMSPEDIKKLQELTILSPTSYNQQNWRFVYVTDQTVKDKISKAARDQAQPKDGSLVIVLCGNLNAWKEDPLRYWRNNTPEKQELVKNSLARKYENSPENRRDEAMRSCGFAAQTIMLAARQMGLDSCPMVGFEYDELAEVIQLPADHMIVMMVVVGKRAEDAAPRGGQLAVDEVFFENHF from the coding sequence ATGGATACATTTGAGGCAATAAGGACTCGACGTGCAATCAAAAAGTTTGATAGCACATACAAAATGTCTCCTGAAGACATCAAAAAATTGCAAGAGCTTACAATACTATCCCCTACAAGCTACAACCAACAGAACTGGAGGTTTGTCTACGTTACTGATCAAACAGTCAAAGACAAAATATCAAAAGCAGCTCGTGATCAAGCGCAACCCAAAGACGGCTCGTTGGTGATTGTCTTGTGTGGAAATCTTAATGCATGGAAAGAAGATCCGCTGCGCTACTGGAGAAACAACACTCCAGAAAAACAAGAGCTGGTAAAAAATTCCCTAGCTAGAAAATATGAGAACAGTCCTGAGAACCGCCGCGATGAGGCAATGCGCTCTTGCGGATTTGCAGCTCAGACAATAATGCTTGCAGCAAGACAGATGGGCCTTGACTCTTGTCCTATGGTTGGATTTGAGTATGACGAGCTTGCAGAGGTGATACAGTTGCCTGCCGATCACATGATTGTGATGATGGTAGTAGTTGGCAAAAGGGCTGAAGATGCTGCTCCGCGTGGAGGACAGCTTGCAGTCGATGAAGTGTTCTTTGAGAACCACTTTTGA
- a CDS encoding endonuclease/exonuclease/phosphatase family protein, with amino-acid sequence MFSFEKPNPPHNYNADSEIQNLRTHKKKREIPNKSKDHIIIATWNIANFGLQKRRDSELELIAEMLSWFDIVGLQEIHDNLHHLRAVLDMLPKSYRIVFNDRAGNDERSAFVYDSRKISELEMVGEVAVPPSENRHIKLPGIDRKFKGFDRNPFFVSFVAGDFEFVIANVHLYFGDDNKKDRERRALEAYAAARWADLRRDDSHSYSENFMVLGDFNLPKAEHSDPIYRALTKRGMHRPPHSTRVASNIVDDKEYDQIFFFPGNTKKRYTGESGVFDFDGAVYPDLWDKVKPDEEKFRKYIRYYLSDHRPLWAQFKT; translated from the coding sequence ATGTTCTCTTTTGAAAAGCCAAATCCTCCACACAACTATAACGCAGATTCAGAGATTCAAAACCTAAGGACACACAAAAAGAAAAGAGAGATACCAAACAAATCCAAGGACCACATCATCATTGCAACTTGGAACATTGCAAACTTTGGCCTGCAAAAAAGAAGAGACAGTGAACTTGAACTCATTGCAGAGATGCTTAGTTGGTTTGACATTGTAGGCCTACAGGAGATTCATGACAACCTGCATCATCTAAGGGCAGTACTTGATATGCTGCCAAAGTCATACCGAATAGTTTTCAATGACAGGGCAGGAAACGACGAGCGCTCTGCATTTGTATATGATTCCCGCAAAATATCAGAACTTGAGATGGTAGGAGAAGTTGCAGTGCCGCCATCAGAGAACAGGCACATCAAGCTTCCGGGAATTGACAGGAAATTCAAGGGATTTGACAGGAATCCTTTCTTTGTGTCATTTGTGGCAGGAGACTTTGAGTTTGTAATAGCAAACGTGCATCTGTACTTTGGAGATGACAACAAAAAAGACAGAGAGCGAAGGGCGCTGGAGGCATATGCTGCTGCAAGATGGGCAGACTTGCGACGCGATGACTCTCATAGTTATTCTGAAAACTTTATGGTTCTTGGCGACTTTAACCTGCCAAAGGCAGAGCATTCGGACCCAATATATCGAGCCCTGACAAAAAGGGGAATGCATAGACCTCCTCACTCTACAAGGGTTGCATCAAACATTGTAGATGACAAGGAGTATGACCAGATATTCTTCTTTCCAGGAAACACAAAAAAGAGATACACCGGCGAGTCTGGCGTATTTGATTTTGATGGTGCCGTATATCCTGACTTGTGGGACAAGGTAAAGCCTGACGAAGAGAAGTTTAGAAAATACATCAGGTACTATCTTTCTGATCACAGGCCATTGTGGGCGCAGTTTAAAACTTGA